Proteins from a genomic interval of Toxoplasma gondii ME49 chromosome Ia, whole genome shotgun sequence:
- a CDS encoding exonuclease (encoded by transcript TGME49_295060): MKAAVSTSERRHSPSVLSSVEGASRVAGELVGKKREDETEGQEEVREKEEAGQKSEGRSACAVRPGDLVLFPLRQTDSPAASEEAGENKPRDRTETEGDGRTTAAGPAQDSSERQGEAAAADVKRENESQDGERETGEHERSSGKAKREGQDGERELGQQEKRGEDRRRAVEASASPSYGLGEVICVYSDEQEETVADLLRCTSAGKPFKSMRAGIITGIPVRALSRLEASEDRIEPAQRSASGEFSPPVLFSLRASPFFTHSVDPEIGALCFFWDLETTGPCNHRCEITQIGCVPRLFRNGHWERVARGSLCDDATKTPGERHVFSAYIRIQRGIRADVKELTGITEELLNEKGIPLEAALLKWSSWVQTIAASVPRGVPIWFVAHSGANFDIPVLLRHEQTLRRAVRRIFPTGCFLKHVGCKYTVDTVVLSRALPWPNALAQSHSLSMLHAQLTGKSREKHQVHNAVGDSIALAEIMEKEPFLSAWQRMKVGRTLNEEFQYQNRLRFLNLNALLSTQT, from the exons ATGAAGGCGGCAGTCTCCACTTCAGAAAGGAGGCATAGTCCTTCTGTCCTCAGCAGCGTGGAGGGCGCGTCTCGGGTCGCCGGAGAGCTCGtagggaagaagcgcgaagacgagacagaaggtcAGGAAGAAGtccgagaaaaggaggaagccgGACAGAAAAgtgagggaagaagcgcTTGCGCGGTACGTCCTGGAgatcttgttctctttccgcTCCGGCAGACAGATTCACCGGCCGCGAGtgaggaagcaggagagaacaagccACGAGACAGAACCGAGACAGAGGGGGATGGGAGAACGACCGCAGCAGGACCAGCACAAGACAGCAGCGAGCGACAGGGTGAAGCCGCGGCAGCAGATgtcaagagagaaaacgaatcgCAGgatggggagagagagacaggagaacaCGAGAGGTCTtcaggaaaggcgaagagagaagggcaggacggagagagagaattgggacagcaggagaaaagaggtgAAGATCGAAGGCGAGCCGTGGAAGCTTCTGCCTCACCAAGTTATGGTCTTGGAGAGGTCATCTGCGTCTACAGCGATGAACAGGAAGAGACTGTCGCAGATCTCCTGCGCTGCACCTCAGCCGGCAAGCCTTTCAAGAGCATGAGAGCCGGAATAATCAC AGGCATTCCGGTGCGTGCTCTGTCGCGGCTGGAAGCAAGTGAAGACCGCATTGAGCCGGCGCAGCGGTCTGCTAGCGGGGAGTTTTCGCCGCCagtcttgttttctctccgcgcgtctcccttcttcacgCACTCTGTCGACCCCGAAATAGGGgcgctctgcttcttctgg GATCTCGAGACCACAGGCCCATGTAACCACCGTTGCGAAATTACACAGATTGGGTGCGTTCCACGTCTCTTCCGCAACGGCCATTGGGAGCGTGTCGCTCGCGGTAGCCTCTGCGATGACGCGACAAAGACTCCAGGCGAACGGCATGTATTTTCGGCGTATATTCGGATACAACGTGGGATTCGGGCAGACGTGAAGGAACTCACAGGCATAACAGAAGAGCTGCTGAACGAGAAAG GTATCCCGCTGGAGGCGGCTCTGCTAAAGTGGTCTTCATGGGTGCAGACAATCGCGGCGTCGGTTCCGCGCGGTGTGCCCATCTGGTTTGTCGCTCACAGCGGTGCCAATTTTGACATTCCGGTGCTGCTGCGCCACGAACAGACGCTGCGTAGAGCCGTGCGTCGAATTTTTCCGACGGGCTGTTTTCTCAAACACGTCGGATGCAAGTACACCGTAGATACAGTAGTTCTCTCCCGCGCGTTACCGTGGCCGAACGCGCTAGCGCAGTCACACAGTCTCAGCATGCTTCACGCCCAGTTAACGGGCAAGTCTCGGGAGAAGCACCAAGTTCACAACGCTGTAGGCGACTCGATAGCCCTCGCAGAAATAATGGAGAAAGAACCGTTCCTCTCCGCGTGGCAGCGCATGAAGGTGGGGAGGACGCTAAACGAAGAATTCCAGTACCAAAACAGGCTGAGGTTCCTTAATCTCAACGCCCTGCTGTCCACACAGACTTGA
- a CDS encoding tRNA ligase class II core domain (G, H, P, S and T) domain-containing protein (encoded by transcript TGME49_295050~Signal peptide predicted by SignalP 2.0 HMM (probability 0.930) with cleavage site probability 0.871 at residue 18), with the protein MLHVLLLLLAFSFSVVSADRRTWATSQATWTWPAHCLHEKRGGLSLSLSSFLSAEKVGTDPLLPFSLLSPSSQQRTPSGTSRTRTKSSLLTSQCPGDLESGRPVQRILRERGAGGSSGIPGSSDRPSGRPAFGFVSPLLEQATAVAADGRHRQGSWRGCMQSRGSLSTRNSPPVWRADGARSTLLGCSRARRDTREETRNKLQLCLPAVVGASASNGQRSRRALSENLECTYSRPVCWTGSKAGGVEPARGSLVDATSTSALFSSSLLHPVRGSQDFPPLLWRLHQWLFSQWRETAASFGFYEFATPVVEPAELYVHPSGERSARLRGDAGTVADGEAGQHAAKESSPEKRGCSSLRSVDFFSTSAPHPEVTDTAKASRSDFGTQFIEGARPPSLTASPSSRQRTTWEVPPHLYLFRDQSERPLALRPELTPSLCRLLLRLYAKPQRRVSGVSPPPFRESASTKRTDESGGKPTSSDWDSNRENHDAEGCRVGAPTAAVRDPSRGESPRCNVESVSCTDSSGRGSRGRDEQSEEADARRNGRKHACSVAALESLVANPSLPVRLTSIGDCWRYERPGRCRRRQHWQWNLDIVLGPGEEELNALQPQPARRMHASGSATARGASDGARGGRDVCFQGRRSRHPEHLPDARPEAEVLAAAVSLLEKLGLRPKDVEIRVGSRRILEALLVRLGVIDGQKLWAQTRASPEDESEEVPEPKGMEQQAEAGKGRKALDASGVESEAGGASRDGRGRGEERREDADESPPQEGRSSVLHTRAEADGAAGSIQGVCVEGESGGNVEKVDKVGTPSSSSSRESQRSGLEGTEREKETQKVEQICQVLDRLERHSVEDVLPELSKVTGLGLDDARALVQSLQAFSPFDPIPTETRGQLSASESPSAGSVSASPESSPAAASLVDRQLAAAVEEVRQLFDLFPLYGLSHEWLSWHLLTVRGLGYYRGLVFEAFERVASSSSRAFEAESRAGRGVTTEDVDAFSKRHSGRKAETRSGSEEAVSPTGPFKPRALFGGGRYVKRVLQLPRCSTPPHSEARGKSQNRGEEQATSVVSRRGGASLLRKQFLRTGISAVGLGMGDTVLLDLLDRKELLPDLRPAAVPLVDIVVGAFSSQGLGGRNPRDDALAAGESRSPVSLRGGRDAEPQSNARQSAPPLSGSPLSPFSTYSSQRVASALRGEADAASRGSSSSRDSAVQTDEKMKNETFFETRSAFAAHAAAVALAQMLRREHGWRVEVFWGDREEEKEWQVAMARAAELGARAVVGVAFDEAERGGGDVQKDWEASREGGRGEAREEAARTGDELFTGDREGIASPLEKRGKHLEATRDKWNEASHRDAGSRGVSGGEKRRVLNRNTTDSPAAALTATPEREPSSHQSLKQREPERPLPPVLARRVQYCVKLLSSDPRGANGGERRDKVPVGDRGGECKAELPEAFSTSSDSRRQESGSLFLVTEDAAVVVDALKALAGTSTDR; encoded by the coding sequence ATGCTGCAtgtcctgcttcttctgcttgcgttttcgttttctgtggtCTCTGCTGATCGCCGGACATGGGCGACCTCGCAGGCAACTTGGACATGGCCAGCCCACTGCCTCCATGAAAAAAGAGGGGGCttatctctgtctctgtcgtcgtTTTTATCCGCGGAGAAGGTGGGGACAGATCCGCTTCTgcccttctcgcttctgtcgccttcttctcaaCAGAGGACTCCTTCAGGGACAAGCCGTACGAGGACAAAGTCCTCTCTTCTGACATCTCAGTGTCCAGGAGATTTGGAGAGCGGAAGGCCGGTTCAGCGTATCCTCAGAGAACGAGGTGCGGGGGGTTCGTCTGGAATTCCGGGGAGCTCTGACAGACCAAGCGGAAGACCGGCTTTcggcttcgtttctccgctgCTCGAACAGGCGACGGCTGTGGCCGCAGATGGCCGTCACAGGCAAGGTTCTTGGcggggctgcatgcagtcccgCGGCTCCCTTTCGACCAGGAATTCGCCTCCGGTCTGGCGCGCCGACGGTGCTAGAAGCACTCTGCTTGGCTGTagcagagcgaggagagacacgagggaagaaacgcgtaACAAACTGCAGTTGTGTCTGCCAGCCGTCGTGGGGGCCTCTGCGTCAAACGGGCAAAGGTCGAGGCGGGCACTCAGCGAGAACTtggagtgtacgtacagtcGGCCCGTGTGCTGGACAGGGAGCAAGGCTGGCGGTGTTGAGCCCGCGCGTGGGTCGCTCGTGGATGCCACTTCGACCTCTGCCTTGTTTTCCTCCTCGCTGCTGCATCCCGTGCGCGGCAGTCAAGATTTTCCGCCTCTGCTTTGGCGGCTTCACCAGTGGCTTTTCTCCCAGTGGCGCGAAACCGCCGCGTCGTTCGGTTTCTACGAGTTCGCGACGCCCGTCGTCGAGCCTGCCGAGCTGTACGTCCACCCCAGCGGGGAGCGGAGTGCGCGGCTTCGAGGTGACGCCGGTACAGTTGCCGACGGAGAAGCGGGGCAGCATGCCGCAAAGGAAAGTTCCCCCGAGAAAAGAGGATGCAGCAGCTTGAGGTCAGTGgacttcttctcgacttcaGCGCCCCATCCTGAGGTCACAGACACGGCGAAAGCGTCGCGCTCGGACTTTGGCACGCAGTTCATCGAGGGTGCCCGACCCCCCAGTCTGACAGCGTCGCCGAGTTCCCGCCAAAGGACGACCTGGGAGGTTCCACCTCACCTCTACCTTTTCAGAGACCAGAGTGAGAGGCCACTGGCCCTTCGTCCAGAACTGACACCGTCGCTCTGTCGCCTGCTGCTTCGGCTGTACGCGAAGCCTCAGCGACGCgtctccggcgtctctcctcccccgTTCCGGGAGTCTGCTTCGACGAAGAGAACTGACGAAAGTGGTGGAAAACCGACGAGCAGCGACTGGGATTCCAACCGAGAAAATCACGACGCCGAGGGCTGCCGCGTCGGAGCTCCAACAGCCGCCGTGCGAGATCCGAGTCGAGGAGAGTCGCCACGCTGCAACGTGGAAAGCGTGAGTTGCACAGACAGTTCAGGGCGCGGAAGTCGAGGGCGAGAcgagcagagcgaagaggcagatGCTAGAAGGAACGGCCGCAAGCACGCGTGCAGCGTCGCAGCGTTGGAGAGCCTCGTCGCGAATCCTTCCCTGCCTGTTCGGCTCACCTCCATAGGCGATTGCTGGCGCTACGAGAGACCCGGTCGCTGCCGTCGAAGGCAACACTGGCAGTGGAATCTCGACATCGTCCTGGGTcccggcgaagaagagctgaaTGCTCTGCAGCCACAACCGGCCCGCaggatgcatgcaagcggAAGCGCTACTGCGAGAGGCGCCAGCGACGGCGCGCGGGGCGGCCGCGACGTTTGTTTCCAGGGGCGGCGTTCGCGGCACCCAGAACATCTCCCAGATGCACGGCCCGAGGCGGAAGTCCTTGCGGCGGCGGTGTCCCTGCTGGAGAAACTCGGGCTGCGTCCAAAAGATGTCGAGATTCGAGTCGGCAGTCGACGAATCCTAGAAGCCCTCCTCGTTCGCCTGGGCGTCATCGACGGCCAAAAGCTCTGGGCACAGACTCGCGCTTCGCCggaggacgagagcgaggaagtaCCAGAACCGAAGGGAATGGAACAGCAGGCGGAAGCagggaaggggagaaaagcgtTAGACGCAAGTGGAGTGGAATCAGAGGCGGGTGGCGCATCGCGAGACGGAAGAGGtagaggggaggagaggcgagaagacgcagacgagagtCCTCCTCAGGAGGGCCGCAGCTCTGTTTTACATACGCGGGCAGAGGCGGACGGAGCCGCAGGCTCGATCCAGGGTGTGTGCgtcgagggagaaagcgGTGGCAATGTGGAGAAGGTCGACAAAGTTGGAACACCCTCGTCAAGCAGCAGCCGGGAGAGCCAAAGAAGTGGACTTGAGggcacagaaagagagaaggagacgcagaaggttgAGCAGATCTGTCAGGTTCTCGACCGGCTGGAACGACACTCTGTCGAGGATGTTCTCCCGGAACTTAGCAAAGTCACCGGTTTAGGTCTCGATGACGCTCGTGCGTTGGTTCAGTCCCTTCAGGCGTTTAGTCCTTTCGACCCCATCCCGACTGAGACACGAGGCCAGTTGTCTGCTTCCGAGTCTCCCTCTGCTGgctctgtctcggcttctcctgAGTCCTCACCTGCTGCCGCTTCCTTGGTCGACAGACAGCTGGCGGCAGCCGTCGAAGAGGTCCGACAACTCTTCGACCTGTTCCCGCTGTACGGGCTCTCCCACGAGTGGCTCTCTTGGCACCTGCTGACTGTGAGAGGACTAGGGTACTACCGCGGCCTGGTGTTTGAAGCTTTTGAGCGCGtagcctcttcctcttcgcgagctttcgaggcagagagcaggGCGGGTAGAGGAGTGACGACAGAGGACGTTGACGCGTTCTCGAAGAGGCACTCCGGgcggaaggcagagacgcgctCCGGCAGCGAGGAGGCGGTGTCGCCCACCGGTCCTTTCAAACCGCGGGCGCTTTTTGGCGGCGGCCGATACGTCAAGCGCGTGCTTCAGTTGCCGCGTTGCTCGACGCCTCCGCACTCCGAAGCCCGGGGAAAGTCGCAAAACCGTGGAGAGGAACAAGCGACGTCGGTCGTGTCCAGAAGGGGTGGCGCCTCACTTCTCAGGAAACAGTTTCTCCGGACCGGAATCTCTGCAGTCGGGCTAGGAATGGGAGACACAGTGCTTCTCGACTTGCTCGACCGAAAGGAGCTTCTCCCCGACCTCCGCCCCGCTGCGGTGCCTCTGGTCGACATCGTCGTGGGggcgttttcctctcagGGGTTGGGAGGGAGAAATCCAAGAGACGACGCCCTCGCTGCCGGCGAATCTCgctctccggtgtctctgcgtggAGGGCGAGACGCCGAGCCACAGAGCAACGCGCGACAGTCTGCGCCTCCTTTATCGGGTTCCCcactctctccgttctcgacTTACAGCAGCCAGAGGGTAGCTTCGGCGCTCCGCGGCGAGGCCGACGCCGCGTCGAGaggctcttcgtcttcccggGACTCGGCGGTGCAGACGGATGAGAAGATGAAAAACGAGACTTTTTTTGAAACGCGTTCTGCATTCGCCGCACATGCAGCCGCCGTTGCCCTAGCGCAGATGCTCCGGAGAGAACACGGGTGGCGAGTCGAGGTCTTCTggggcgacagagaggaagaaaaagagtgGCAGGTCGCAATGGCGAGAGCCGCGGAGCTGGGGGCGCGCGCTGTGGTCGGCGTCGCGTTCGACGAAGCTGAGAGAGGTGGGGGAGACGTGCAGAAGGACTGGGAAGCCTCTCGCGAAGGAGGcaggggagaagcgagagaagaggcagcgcGAACGGGAGATGAACTTTTCAccggcgacagagaggggaTCGCATCGCccctggagaagagggggaagcaCTTGGAGGCAACGCGAGACAAGTGGAACGAGGCGAGTCACCGAGACGCGGGAAGCCGTGGTGTgagtggaggagaaaagcgtcGGGTGCTGAACAGGAACACGACAGATTCGCCTGCAGCCGCGCTGACCGCAaccccagagagagaaccgtCCAGCCACCAGTCACTAAAGCAACGCGAACCAGAGCGGCCGCTTCCACCTGTGCTCGCGCGTCGTGTTCAGTACTGTGTGAAACTCCTTTCCTCGGATCCCCGCGGCGcgaacggaggagagaggagagacaaggtGCCCGTCGGGGACAGAGGGGGTGAGTGCAAAGCAGAGTTGCCAGAGGCGTTTTCGACGTCTTCAGACTCGAGAAGACAGGAGTCTGGAAGTCTGTTTTTGGTGACAGAGGATGCGGCTGTAGTCGTGGACGCGCTGAAGGCTCTTGCTGGCACCTCCACAGACCGCTAG
- a CDS encoding helicase associated domain (ha2) protein (encoded by transcript TGME49_295070) codes for MAKKAGRPPAGGGAKSSLSASPRTKNTRETSVSGPLLDPAVFQFLDESGLSTEGDPNVVILPPRCPASASPASPHEEPEEGQKKMSKRKRRKLEQLQRKHDTNARREEILKELELYRLDRNVAVAEATEKTEKRENQTSGQGPSARSGEKRSGASLQTPLEAFCASYERQGGGDCARETKNPAAFAALEPLRKGKRRRREFRQEKKDEREQQIRLAQEQQMQQMRQEATTARQEGVGGNATMMKTLKPHQERGVESKSVKRKLAEENSTASPEASVQLRKFGDHGGENKETREDGGSSRSSSSLFSSSSSSSVSSSSSSSSSSSSSSSSSSSSSSSSSSSSSSSSSSPSSSCSSSSSSSSSSTSSASTSLPTVTYSPLLAASQIRRSEEVEKVRLALPAAEVESKFVSFSNQHRHTRRRDADDIDSEDEALSSETDVEAADEASATQREGDCRKGKQRKTLEDWRRSLELKEKKKRQREKVMKTRRHADVVCVSGETGSGKSTQIPQFLFEAGICYPTLQFPVPSSLTATGLSASSGVVSLRLKIGVTQPRRVAAVMVARRVAQELGNDQLVGYHIRHKSENLGLECRIKFMTDGVLLREIQRDFLCSEYACIIIDEAHERSVNTDLLVGLLSRAVKLRRSKFEAGEVMLPPLKLVIMSASLRAKDFTENPLLFCPPPALLSIPAKQFRVTSFFSKSTPENYLDAAVKKCIQAHCKLPPGSILLFVTGREEVEEVVEALSRWNRRRAERARRLKGSLSGDTGDTGDSGGKGQSEGDVDGEEENEKAFELSEEESGPWESQTACDEDSGDDDPEALTSKANENRAENSSRRRTPRNSSTWQMVDSESEAENASDGKEEQGDSALGSSPAASSVSSSSSSVPTNSEHLPMEKPLSRRERRGEGVTVWRGAGGAGMKKETSANASPADQEPLYPQLTPIPLYAALPPKEQLRAFRLPEDHERLVIVATNVAETSVTLPNVRYVIDTGREKRRVFASEGGASEASCASRFQISFITQASALQRAGRAGRVGAGFCYRLYSSSVYEHIFQPSSLPAITTTPLDSLLLYMANLGISRLSSFPFPSPPPARALAGARERLVALGALEPKALPASLSRWKRGNLATGGAPHAFGEKTSSGEDGEEYKCTRLGAKLADLPIPPRYAKMLLFALLKSRHLGPDCLALCCLLVGALSVGELVAPNSRFSRTQREGEKRLQGRDAQDPTSGSAGLEGDSDEDEEDDEVVEGAESAKQQVEPSKEQENGYPWQEYSNDIDAYLWMCGAYCHAVHRGRFCRRFGLNTKKMKDVYLLGNQLAGILLPLYMRQAKSAEAGATKRKERAAHTLEIPLKPQPPSDRIRLGLHACVLEGLVDHVAVWVDPSARGDLTGGRGQAPLRSEGGYQTAELKVTEDGNQLAFIHPTSTLAKHRPRPKLVVYNFILTTSRPFLRDCMAIDSEALSLCSSPLVRAGNFLEIPAPVYDPDRDAVVGWQRPVYSPLSLPLPAVETELPESHEVFYPTIACAFLEGKLFPKLSAFASNLVMAPQMTLSGSKTSCHALREFLRLLQTHKMTSRKAFLQMWQEKNGFLLPEYIKLQRFADYKKIRELSDLWPPL; via the exons atggcgaagaaggcgggacGGCCACCGGCAGGAGGAGGAGCAAAGAGCTctttgtctgcgtctcctcgcaCAAAGAACACGCGGGAGACTTCCGTCTCCGGTCCTCTCCTTGACCCTGCTGTTTTCCAGTTTCTCGACGAATCCGGACTGTCCACG gAAGGAGATCCGAACGTCGTCattctgcctcctcgctgcCCCGCCAGtgcgtctcccgcgtcgcCCCATGAAGAACCGGAAGAGGGCCAGAAGAAAATGTccaagagaaagcgacgaaagCTGGAGCAACTGCAG AGAAAACATGACACGAATGctcgcagagaagaaatccTCAAGGAACTGGAGCTCTACCGTCTGGACAGAAACGTGGCTG ttgctgAAGCCACtgagaagaccgagaagcgTGAGAACCAGACAAGCGGCCAAGGTCCCTCGGCTCGGTCAGGAGAAAAGCGCAGTGGAGCGTCTCTCCagacgcctctcgaggcctTCTGTGCCTCGTACGAGCGTCAAGGCGGCGGAGACTGTgcgcgggagacgaagaatcCAGCAGCCTTCGCTGCCCTGGAGCCTCTTcggaaagggaagagaagacgcagagagtttcgccaggagaagaaggacgaacg agaacagCAAATCCGATTGGCGCAGGAACAACAGATGCAGCAGATGAGGCAGGAGGCGACGACAGCGAGGCAGGAAGGCGTCGGTGGGAACGCAACGATGATGAAGACGCTGAAGCCTCACCAAGAAAGAGGCGTTGAAAGCAAAAGCGTAAAACGCAAGCTTGCAGAGGAGAACTCAACAGCCTCACCTGAGGCTTCTGTCCAACTTCGGAAGTTTGGGGACCACGGCGGtgagaacaaggagacacGTGAGGATGGAggttcttctcgttcgtcttcttccctcttttcttcctcgtcttcctcctccgtttcttcctcttcttcttcttcctcttcttcttcctcttcttcctcttcttcttcctcttcttcttcctcttcttcctcttcttcttcctcctcttcttcctccccttcttcctcctgttcttcctcctcttcttcctcctcttcttccacctcttcTGCATCGACTTCGCTTCCTACTGTGACGTATTCACCTTTGCTTGCCGCATCTCAGATCCGCAGATCGGAGGAAGTAGAGAAGGTTCGTCTTGCGTTGCCTGCGGCGGAAGTCGAGAGCAAATTCGTGAGTTTTTCTAACCAACACAGACACACCCGGCGTCGAGACGCGGACGATATTGACTCTGAAGACGAAGCTCTGTCTTCTGAGACAGACGTAGAGGCGGCAGATGAAGCGAGCGCCAcgcagcgagagggagaTTGCCGAAAGGGAAAGCAGCGCAAGACACTCGAAGACTGGCGACGGAGCTTggagctgaaggagaagaaaaagcggcagcgagaaaaagtgatgaagacgcggagacatGCAGACGTCGTGTGCGTGTCTGGAGAGACCGGGTCGGGGAAAAGCACGCAA ATCCCCCAATTCCTGTTCGAGGCAGGAATCTGCTACCCCACTCTGCAGTTTCCTGTCCCCTCTTCTTTAACAGCCACAGggctttctgcgtcttcgggAGTTGTGTCTTTGCGTCTGAAGATCGGCGTCACGCAGCCCCGGCGAGTGGCCGCGGTGATGGTGGCGAGACGCGTCGCTCAGGAGCTCGGAAATGACCAGCTCGTTGGGTACCAC ATTCGCCACAAGAGCGAGAACCTCGGCCTCGAGTGCCGCATCAAATTCATGACGGACGGCGTCTTGCTCAGAGAAATCCAGCGCGACTTCCTCTGCTC GGAGTACGCATGCATCATCATCGACGAGGCCCACGAACGTTCTGTCAACACCGATCTTCTTGtcggccttctctctcgagctgtGAAGCTGCGGCGCAGCAAATTTGAGGCCGGCGAGGTGATGCTTCCTCCGCTCAA ACTCGTGATCATGTCCGCCTCACTGCGAGCGAAAGACTTCACTGAGAATCCCCTGCTGTTCTGCCCGCCgcccgcgcttctctctaTTCCAGCCAAGCAGTTCCGAGTtacctccttcttctcgaagtCCACGCCGGAGAACTACCTGGACGCAGCTGTCAAGAAATGCATCCAGGCTCACTG caaactTCCGCCGGGTtcgattcttctcttcgtgaCAGGTcgcgaagaagtcgaggaagttGTTGAAGCCTTGTCTCGGTGGAACAGGCGACGCGCGGAGCGAGCGCGGAGACTCAAGGGGTCTCTGAGTGGAGACACCGGGGACActggagacagtggaggcAAGGGTCAGAGCGAAGGCGATGttgacggagaagaagagaacgagaaggcgtTCGAGCTttcggaagaagagagcggacCGTGGGAGAGtcagactgcatgcgacgaagacagcggagacgacGACCCGGAGGCTCTGACCTCAAAAGCCAATGAGAACCGTGCGGAGAACAGCTCGAGAAGACGCACTCCACGAAATTCGTCCACTTGGCAAATGGTCGACAGTGAATCGGAAGCCGAGAACGCGAGCGacgggaaggaagaacaaggagacagtGCACTTGGATCTTCGCCTGCCGCTTCGTCTgtatcttcttcctcttcttcggtgcCCACGAATAGCGAGCATCTGCCGATGGAGAAGCCGCTGAGTCGCCGAGAGCGACGCGGCGAAGGTGTCACTGTCTGGAGGGGCGCAGGGGGAGCGgggatgaagaaggaaaccagTGCGAATGCGAGTCCGGCAGACCAGGAGCCGTTGTATCCTCAGTTGACGCCAATTCCTCTCTACGCGGCCCTCCCCCCGAAGGAGCAGTTGAGGGCCTTCCGTCTTCCCGAAGATCACGAGCGACTTGTCATCGTTGCCACAAATGTGGCCGAAACTTCTGTGACTCTGCCAAATGTGCG atACGTGATCGACACAGGTCGCGAAAAGCGACGAGTGTTCGCCTCTGAAGGCGGCGCCTCTGAGGCTTCGTGCGCCTCTCGGTTTCAGATTTCCTTCATCACCCAAGCGTCAGCCCTCCAGAGGGCAGGACGCGCAGGCCGTGTGGGCGCCGGGTTCTGCTATCGGCTCTATTCGTCCAGTGTCTACGAGCACATTTTCCAGCCGTCCAGCCTCCCCGCAATCACTACGACCCCTCtcgactctcttcttctgtacATGGCCAATCTCG GAATTTCACGCCTCTCGTCgtttccgtttccttctccacctccgGCGCGTGCACTCGCTGGTGCGCGAGAGCGGCTGGTGGCGCTGGGGGCTTTGGAGCCCAAGGCACTTCCTGCAAGCCTGTCTCGCTGGAAAAGGGGAAATCTCGCCACTGGCGGGGCCCCGCATGCATTCGGAGAAAAGACGTCCTCGggcgaagacggcgaagaatACAAGTGCACGAGGCTCGGCGCGAAACTCGCGGACTTGCCGATCCCGCCGCGCTACGCAAAAATGCTGCTTTTTGCTTTGCTCAA ATCTCGCCACTTGGGGCCCGATTGCCTCgcgctctgctgtctcctcgtcggcgCCCTGTCGGTGGGAGAGTTAGTGGCGCCGAACTCTCGGTTCTCCAGGacacagcgagaaggcgagaagcggtTGCAAGGACGAGACGCCCAGGACCCCACAAGTGGCTCCGCTGGcctcgaaggagacagcgacgaagacgaagaagacgacgaagtaGTCGAGGGTGCAGAAAGCGCGAAGCAACAGGTCGAGCCTTCAAAAGAGCAGGAGAACGGATACCCGTGGCAGGAGTACAGTAACGACATCGACGCATATCTGTGGATGTGCGGCGCGTACTGCCACGCAGTACACCGCGGCAGGTTTTGCCGGCGCTTCGGCTTAAatacgaagaagatgaaggacGTGTATTTGCTTGGGAACCAGTTGGCGGGCATCCTGCTGCCTCTGTACATGCGCCAGGCGAAGTCTGCAGAGGCGGGAGcgacaaaaagaaaagagagggcGGCGCACACTCTCGAAATTCCGCTGAAACCCCAGCCGCCTTCAGACCGGATCCGACTtgggctgcatgcatgcgtcctcgAGGGCCTTGTCGACCACGTCGCTGTGTGGGTAGACCCTTCAGCGCGCGGGGATCTCACTGGGGGTCGAGGCCAGGCGCCTttgagaagcgaaggaggctACCAAACCGCGGAACTAAAGGTGACTGAAGACGGAAATCAACTCGCCTTCATCCATCCAACGTCCACCCTTGCCAAGCACCG ACCGCGGCCAAAGCTGGTTGTTTACAATTTCATTCTTACCACTTCTAGGCCGTTTCTGCGTGATTGCATGGCCATTGACAGCGAGGCTCTCAGTCTCTGCTCGTCGCCGCTGGTGCGCGCTGGCAACTTCCTCGAGATCCCCGCGCCCGT ctACGATCCGGACCGAGATGCCGTGGTCGGTTGGCAGAGACCCGTGTACAGCCCCTTGAGTCTCCCGCTGCCCGCTGTTGAGACGGAGCTCCCGGAGTCGCATGAAGTTTTTTATCCCACAATTGCATGCGCCTTTTTGGAAGGCAAGTTGTTCCCCAAGTTATCGGCCTTTGCCTCGAACCTCGTCATGGCGCCGCAAATGACCCTTTCTGGTTCCAAGACTTCTTGCCACGCGCTTCGCgagttccttcgtctcctccaaACCCACAAAATGACAAGCAG GAAAGCATTCCTGCAAATGTggcaagagaaaaacggctTTCTGCTACCGGAGTACATCAAACTACAGCGCTTCGCCGATTACAAGAAAATCCGCGAACTCAGTGACTTGTGGCCTCCTCTTTGA